The stretch of DNA ACCCGCCGATCCTGGACTTCCTCGGCGGCAAGCTGACCCTTCCCGAGCCCTTCGGACTGCGGCACGCCTGGGCGGCCAAGCCGTGGCGCCACCGGTTCATGGCGGACGACGCGCTGCGGGCGGCGACCCCGGTGCTGCGGGTGGTGCACTCGGCGGCCCTGCGCGTCCTGGAGGAGAACGGCGTGGACACCTCGCGCTTCGGCAGCCGCGCGGGCGCGCTCAGCGGCATGGTCCAGGACGCGTCACCGAGGAAGGCCGACGTGTACGACGCCTGACCCGGCAGGGGCGAGGGGCGGGGGATGCGATGCCCGACCCCGCGGGGGTCCGGGGCGAGGGGTACGACGCCTCGCCCCCGGCAGGGGCCCGGAGGCTCTGCCCCCGGCTGAGCCCCACAGGGGGTACGACGCCGGAGCCGGGGCGGACTGGCCCCGGCCAAGGAGTTACGCGTCCGGCCAGGCGTCCGCGAGCATCTGGCGGGTGTCGGCGAGCAACTGCGGCAGCACCTTCGTGTGCGCCACGACCGGCATGAAATTCGTGTCGCCGCCCCAGCGGGGCACGATGTGCTGGTGCAGGTGGGCGGCGATCCCCGCGCCCGCGACCGCACCCTGGTTCATGCCGATGTTGAAGCCGTGCGCCCCCGAGGCCTTCCGCAGCGCCGTCATGGCCTGCTTGGTCAGCCGCGCCAGTTCGGTCGTCTCGGGGCCCGTGAGATCGGTGTAGTCGGCGATGTGCCGGTAGGGCACCACCATGAGGTGGCCGCCGTTGTACGGGTAGAGGTTCAGCACCGCGTAGACGTGCTCGCCGCGCGAGACGACGAGGCCGTCCTCGTCGGACTTCGACGGAATGGCGCAGAAGGGACAGGCTTCGCCGGTGTCCGTCGCGCTCGGCTTGTTCTCACCCTGGATGTAGGCCATCCGGTGGGGCGTCCACAGGCGCTGGAACGCGTCGGGCGACCCCACTCCGATCTGCTCTTCCGGCTCACTCGTCATGCTGTGCAGCATATTGCTTCACCTGTCGGAAGCGTGTCGCAGGGGGCGGGCCCAGTGGCGCCCGGCGAAGCTGGCCGGATGCACGCGAACGATGACGACGACCGTATGACCCGCTGGGAGCAGAGGACCGAAGTACCGCTCGCGCTGGCCTCCCTGCTCTTTCTCGGCGCGTACGCGGTCCATGTCCTCGCGCCGGCTCTCCCCCGCCCGTGGCACGTGCTGTGCCTCGCCTTCTTGATCGCCACGTGGACGGCGTTCGCGGTGGACTACGCGGCCCGCTGGCTGCTCAGCGGGCAGGGGGCGCGCTTCCCGCGAAGCCACAGAATGGACGCCCTGGTCCTGTTGTTGCCGCTGCTGCGCCCGCTACGGGTCGTACATGTCTACGAGGCCGTACAGCGTCGTCGCGAGCGCCCCGGGCTCGATCTGTACGTGCGGGTCATGACCTACGCGGGCCTGTCGGCGCTCCTGATCGGTTTCGCCGGTTCTCTCGCGGTCTACCAGCAGGAACACACCGCGCCAGGGGGGACGATCCGCTCGTTCGGCGACGCCGTGTGGTGGTCGTGCGCGACGCTGACGACCGTCGGATACGGCGATGTCTCCCCGGTCACACCTGTGGGTCGGCTGGTGGCGGCGGGGCTGATGGGATGCGGTCTCGCACTGCTCGGTGCGGTGACTGGCTCGTTCTCCTCGTGGCTGCTGCGCGGCTTCGCCCGGGAGGACGGGACGAGGCCCCCGGGGGACTCCCCAGGGGCCTCGTGAGCGTGGTGGCGCGGGCGGATCAGACCTGCACGCGCTCCTCGACGGCCTTCGCGATCTTGGCGATGGCCTCGTCGACGGGGATGCCGTTCTCCTGCGAACCGTCCCGGTAGCGGAAGGAGACCGCGTTGTTCTCCATGTCCTCGTCACCGGCGATGACCATGAAGGGGACCTTCTGGCGCTGCTGGTTGCGGATCTTCTTCTGCATCCGGTCGGAGGAGGCGTCGACGTCGACACGCAGCCCCTGCTTGCGCGCCCTGGCCGCGAACTCCT from Streptomyces tsukubensis encodes:
- a CDS encoding HIT family protein — translated: MLHSMTSEPEEQIGVGSPDAFQRLWTPHRMAYIQGENKPSATDTGEACPFCAIPSKSDEDGLVVSRGEHVYAVLNLYPYNGGHLMVVPYRHIADYTDLTGPETTELARLTKQAMTALRKASGAHGFNIGMNQGAVAGAGIAAHLHQHIVPRWGGDTNFMPVVAHTKVLPQLLADTRQMLADAWPDA
- a CDS encoding potassium channel family protein codes for the protein MHANDDDDRMTRWEQRTEVPLALASLLFLGAYAVHVLAPALPRPWHVLCLAFLIATWTAFAVDYAARWLLSGQGARFPRSHRMDALVLLLPLLRPLRVVHVYEAVQRRRERPGLDLYVRVMTYAGLSALLIGFAGSLAVYQQEHTAPGGTIRSFGDAVWWSCATLTTVGYGDVSPVTPVGRLVAAGLMGCGLALLGAVTGSFSSWLLRGFAREDGTRPPGDSPGAS